The following are from one region of the Populus trichocarpa isolate Nisqually-1 chromosome 8, P.trichocarpa_v4.1, whole genome shotgun sequence genome:
- the LOC7497764 gene encoding katanin p80 WD40 repeat-containing subunit B1 homolog KTN80.4, producing the protein MTTKRAYKLQEFVAHSSSVNCLKIGRKSSRVLVTGGEDHKVNLWAIGKPNAILSLSGHTSGIDSVSFDSSEVLVAAGAASGTIKLWDLEEAKIVRTLTGHRSNCISVDFHPFGEFFASGSLDTNLKIWDIRKKGCIHTYKGHTRGVSAIRFTPDGRWVVSGGEDNTVKLWDLTAGKLLHDFKYHEGQIQCIDFHPHEFLLATGSADRTVKFWDLETFELIGSAGTETTGVRCLTFNPDGRTLLCGLHESLKVFSWEPIRCHDAVDVGWSRLSDLNVHEGKLLGCSYNQSCVGVWVVDISRIEPYAIGNANRFNNHSESKSGAIGNQSVLLENNSKTSMGRLSVSQNSDVLVKETKSLGRLAVSQNSVSGNEASKESKILPSAGSVPGTPQRVNLNTGLKTTMTGPLTVSSGAAPKRSSTKILSAANVPVLNKADVIPVIVPRTNSRSEQVADSRKEIGIAARTMPFSLQSKTTDFRKFSNSREDMDQPTTSTQSETTGCKATEPISVVDRNITPAVKASIHGISTAERNIGDDRSMGSGNYESDSTTEPPTSYQEENCETRGHKINRDAPTIESQKGGRMRSLMINWEKRGRSSSYEGPTSGTSTGTGSVVNVLPLNMFKQRGRTPSIEKETVSAFDEDVIADLMEQHDQFVSSMQSRSAKLQVVYRYWERNDVKGAIGAMEKMADHAVLSDVISIVADKIDIVTLDICTCLLPLLTNMLESDMDRHLSISLDMLLKLVRMFGSMIYSTLSASTSVGVDIEAEQRLERCNICFVELEKVKRCLLTLTRKGGSVAKFAHELNLALQEVS; encoded by the exons ATGACTACTAAACGCGCCTACAAGCTGC AGGAATTTGTGGCACATTCTTCGAGTGTCAATTGCCTTAAGATTGGCAGGAAATCATCCAGGGTTCTTGTGACCGGAGGAGAAGATCACAAAGTCAATCTTTGGGCTATTGGTAAGCCCAATGCTATACTG AGTTTGTCCGGACATACAAGTGGGATTGATTCGGTAAGCTTTGATTCTTCAGAAGTCCTTGTAGCTGCAGGAGCTGCGAGTGGCACAATCAAGCTTTGGGATTTAGAGGAGGCAAAAA TTGTTCGCACACTCACTGGCCACAGATCCAATTGCATATCTGTAGACTTTCACCCTTTTGGAGAGTTCTTTGCATCTGGTTCCCTGGACACAAATCTTAAGATATGGGATATCAGAAAGAAGGGCTGTATTCACACTTACAAGGGCCACACTCGAGGAGTGAGTGCAATCAGATTTACCCCAGATGGTCGTTGGGTTGTATCTGGTGGAGAGGACAATACAGTAAAG CTGTGGGATTTGACTGCTGGAAAGCTATTGCACGATTTCAAGTACCATGAGGGCCAGATTCAGTGCATAGATTTTCATCCCCATGAGTTTCTTCTTGCAACAG GTTCTGCTGACAGGACTGTAAAATTTTGGGACCTTGAAACCTTTGAGCTAATAGGTTCTGCTGGGACAGAG ACAACTGGAGTGCGTTGTTTGACCTTTAATCCTGATGGGAGGACTCTACTGTGTGGATTGCATGAAAGTTTGAAA GTTTTCTCATGGGAACCAATAAGATGCCATGACGCCGTGGATGTGGGATGGTCTAGGTTGTCAGATCTCAATGTTCATGAAGGAAAGCTTCTTGGATGCTCATACAATCAGAGTTGTGTAGGAGTGTGGGTTGTAGATATATCG CGTATTGAACCGTATGCAATTGGAAATGCCAACCGATTCAACAATCATTCAGAATCTAAATCTGGTGCAATTGGGAACCAATCAGTCCTGCTTGAGAACAACTCAAAGACTAGCATGGGAAGGTTATCTGTTTCACAAAATTCTGATGTTTTAGTAAAGGAAACAAAATCTCTTGGAAGGTTGGCAGTTTCTCAAAATTCAGTTTCTGGGAATGAGGCTTCTAAAGAATCAAAGATTTTGCCAT CTGCAGGAAGTGTACCTGGTACTCCTCAAAGAGTGAACTTAAACACTGGGTTGAAGACAACTATGACCGGACCTCTAACAGTTTCTAGCGGCGCAGCCCCAAAGAGGAGTTCTACAAAGATCCTTTCAGCTGCTAATGTTCCAGTCTTGAACAAGGCAGATGTCATACCTGTAATTGTCCCCAGAACTAACTCCAGATCAGAGCAAGTAGCTGACTCCAGAAAAGAAATTGGTATTGCTGCTAGGACAATGCCATTTTCTTTGCAGTCAAAGACAACTGATTTCCGGAAATTTTCAAATAGTAGAGAGGACATGGACCAGCCAACTACCTCTACCCAGTCTGAGACAACAGGTTGCAAGGCTACAGAACCGATAAGTGTCGTGGATAGGAATATTACTCCTGCAGTTAAAGCCTCTATTCATGGAATATCAACTGCTGAACGAAATATTGGGGATGATAGATCTATGGGATCTGGAAACTATGAGTCAGATTCGACAACAGAGCCACCCACTAGTTACCAGGAAGAAAACT GTGAGACTCGTGGACATAAAATAAACAGAGATGCACCCACCATCGAGAGTCAGAAAGGAG GAAGAATGCGTTCACTTATGATAAACTGGGAGAAAAGGGGAAGATCTTCTAGCTATGAGGGACCTACTTCCGGCACTTCCACTGGGACAGGATCTGTGGTGAATGTGCTCCCTCTTAATATG TTTAAACAGAGAGGACGCACCCCATCCATTGAAAAGGAAACGGTTTCTGCTTTTGACGAGGATGTTATTGCAGACTTAATGGAACAGCATGACCAATTTGTCAGCTCTATGCAGTCTCGTTCTGCCAAGTTACAG GTTGTCTACAGATATTGGGAGAGAAATGATGTTAAGGGGGCCATTGGTGCAATGGAGAAGATGGCTGACCATGCT GTCCTTTCTGATGTTATCAGTATCGTGGCTGATAAAATTGACATTGTCACTTTGGATATATGCACATGTCTCCTGCCACTTCTTACTAACATGCTTGAAAGTGACATGGATAG GCATTTGAGCATTTCCCTGGACATGCTGCTGAAGCTGGTCAGAATGTTTGGTTCAATGATATATTCAACACTATCAGCGTCAACATCTGTTGGTGTGGATATCGAAGCAGAGCAAAG GCTGGAACGTTGCAATATCTGCTTTGTAGAGCTTGAAAAAGTCAAACGCTGCCTGCTTACCCTTACAAG GAAAGGGGGATCGGTTGCAAAGTTTGCGCACGAGCTAAATCTAGCTCTTCAAGAAGTATCATGA